Proteins from a genomic interval of Sphingobacterium sp. SYP-B4668:
- a CDS encoding GNAT family N-acetyltransferase: MYPSITIRPYKKSDKNALIELLKQNVPTYFAESEIEDFRTYLEHQLEQYFVAEIDQTIVGAGGINFDIPQNIAKISWDFIATDFHGKGIGKKLLEYRLTYIKSLPHTHLISVRTSQLAYLFYQKNGFILKEVIKDYWAEGFDLYWMEYKEHTQE, translated from the coding sequence ATGTATCCATCCATCACCATACGGCCATACAAAAAATCAGACAAAAATGCGCTGATTGAACTATTGAAACAAAATGTACCCACCTATTTTGCAGAAAGTGAGATCGAAGATTTTCGAACCTATTTAGAACATCAGCTAGAGCAGTATTTTGTCGCGGAAATAGATCAAACGATTGTCGGTGCTGGCGGTATAAATTTTGATATCCCTCAAAATATTGCTAAAATTAGTTGGGACTTTATCGCGACAGATTTTCATGGAAAGGGTATTGGCAAAAAACTACTCGAATACAGATTAACTTACATTAAGTCTCTACCCCACACTCATTTAATTTCTGTGAGGACTTCCCAACTCGCCTATCTATTTTATCAGAAAAATGGTTTCATCTTAAAAGAAGTAATAAAAGACTATTGGGCCGAAGGCTTTGATCTCTATTGGATGGAATATAAAGAGCACACTCAAGAATAA
- a CDS encoding porin — protein MFLVLFFLVTFGAVCSLYAQVPDSTWGKEFENYPTFKFKGLFQARYITSLAKDVDVGGLHHVDHSGTDNTFALKYMRAQVQAKISKRTEVVALVNLADFKNDPKTRVLENAYLKYTFNPKIAITVGQFRPWFGIEETYPVDVIKSLEWSNQYAEFGKNGWTSFQIGASIGGTLQLGNLPFQYAVSVVNGNGKNQVSDSDNGKQYMSRLVFGISKKYGVNIGLNGGVGEVVKKNVYAWGADIVGNIPFSQKWNLDLQLEGKQATNHSLYTSLAEDERIGGINNYLVRGFYFLPNLRYEIRHKNLSAIEASCRFEYLDRNFSMNPNPRQTFTPMLGLEFLKNYGARIQVGVQMDRYKHQYENTTTYNGNLLIVQVQSRL, from the coding sequence ATGTTTCTAGTTTTATTCTTTTTAGTCACATTCGGCGCTGTATGCTCCTTATATGCGCAGGTGCCAGATAGCACTTGGGGAAAAGAATTTGAAAATTATCCAACGTTTAAATTTAAGGGGCTTTTCCAAGCGCGTTATATAACGAGTCTTGCTAAAGATGTAGATGTGGGTGGTTTACATCATGTCGATCATTCCGGAACGGACAATACATTTGCCTTGAAGTACATGCGTGCACAGGTACAGGCCAAGATCAGTAAACGTACCGAAGTCGTAGCATTGGTCAATCTAGCTGATTTCAAAAATGATCCGAAGACAAGGGTCCTCGAAAATGCTTACCTCAAATATACGTTTAATCCGAAAATAGCGATTACTGTAGGACAATTCAGACCTTGGTTCGGTATTGAGGAGACCTATCCAGTAGATGTCATTAAATCTTTGGAATGGTCTAACCAGTATGCTGAATTTGGAAAAAACGGATGGACTAGTTTTCAGATAGGGGCCTCTATAGGCGGTACGCTTCAACTGGGAAATCTTCCATTCCAGTATGCCGTGTCGGTGGTAAATGGAAATGGCAAAAATCAAGTTTCAGATAGCGATAATGGCAAACAGTATATGTCGAGGTTGGTCTTTGGTATTTCTAAGAAATATGGAGTCAACATCGGTTTAAATGGTGGTGTAGGGGAGGTTGTCAAAAAAAATGTTTATGCCTGGGGTGCAGATATCGTAGGGAATATCCCGTTTTCGCAAAAATGGAATCTAGACCTTCAACTGGAGGGTAAGCAGGCCACAAACCATAGCCTCTATACGTCATTGGCGGAGGATGAGCGCATCGGAGGGATCAACAATTATCTAGTTCGTGGCTTTTACTTTTTACCGAATCTACGCTACGAAATCAGACACAAGAATCTAAGCGCAATAGAAGCATCGTGCCGATTTGAATATTTAGATCGTAATTTTAGTATGAATCCAAACCCACGACAGACATTCACACCTATGCTTGGGCTGGAGTTCTTAAAGAATTATGGCGCTCGGATTCAAGTCGGTGTACAAATGGATCGGTATAAACATCAGTACGAGAACACTACAACCTATAACGGCAATCTATTAATTGTACAGGTGCAGAGTAGACTTTAG